TCGACCACGACGAGGTCGCCCTCTCCGCCGGCATCCAGAAGATGGTGCGCTCCGACATCGGCGCGGCGGGGGTCATGTTCACCGTCGACACCGAATCGGGGTTCGACCAGGCGGTCTTCATCACGAGCTCGTACGGCCTCGGCGAGGCCGTCGTCCAGGGCGCCGTGAACCCCGACGAGTTCTACGTCTCGAAGGTCGCCCTGCGGGCGGGACGGCCCGCGGTCCTCAAGCGGTCGGTGGGCGAGAAGGCCATCGCCATGCGATACACGGATGCCCGGGAGGCGGGCGCCTCGACGCGGTTCGAGGACGTGCCCTCCGCCGACCGGCGGCGCTTCTCGATCGACGACGCGGACCTCCTCGAGCTGGCGCGCCAGGCGCTCGTGATCGAGGAGCACTACGGCCGCCCGATGGACATCGAATGGGGCAAGGACGGCGTCGACGGACGCATCTACATCCTGCAGGCGCGACCGGAGACCGTCGTCTCGCGGGTGGAGGCGGGGGTCATCCGCCGCTTCGTGCTCGGTGCGCGCGGGGAGGTGGCCGTCGCCGGACGGGCGATCGGCCAGCGGATCGGCGCCGGGCCGGCGCGCGTGCTCCGCAGCCTCGACCAGATGGCCGACTTCCGGCCCGGCGAGGTGCTCGTCGCGGACATGACCGACCCGGACTGGGAGCCCATCATGAAGCGCGCGAGCGCGATCGTGACGAACCGCGGAGGGCGCACGTGCCACGCCGCGATCATCGCGCGCGAGCTCGGCATCCCGGCCGTCGTCGGCACGGGCGACGCGACCTCCCTCCTCGCCGACGGCGACGAGGTCACGGTCTCGTGCGCCGAGGGCGACACCGGGTTCGTGTACCGCGGCATCCTCCCGTTCGAGGAGGAGATCACGCGCCTCGACGCCATGCCGGACTCGCCCGTGAAGATCATGATGAACGTGGGCACACCCGATCAGGCGTTCTCGTTCTCGCGCCTGCCGCACCGCGGCGTCGGACTCGCGCGCCTCGAGTTCGTGATCAACCGTCAGATCGGCATCCACCCCCGCGCGCTCCTCGAGTTCGACGCGCTGGACGGCGACCTGCGGGGCCGGATCGCCGAGACGACCGCCGCCTACGACTCGCCCCGCGACTACTTCGTGCGTCGCGTCGCCGAGGGCGTCTCGATGATCGCGGCGGCGTTCTGGCCCGAGCCGGTCATCGTGCGACTGTCGGACTTCAAGTCCAACGAGTACGCGAACCTCGTCGGCGGGGAGCTCTACGAGCCCCACGAGGAGAACCCCATGCTCGGCTACCGCGGCGCCTCGCGGTACATCTCCCCGGACTTCCGCGCGTGCTTCGACATGGAGTGCGAGGCGCTGCGCTTCGTCCGCGACGAGATGGGCTTCACGAACGTCCAGGTGATGGTGCCCTTCGTCCGGACCGTCGGCGAGGGACACGCGGTGGTCGAGCTGCTCGCCGAGAACGGCCTGCGGCGGGGCGAGAACGACCTGAAGGTCATCATGATGTGCGAGCTGCCCTCGAACGCGCTCCTGGCGGAGCAGTTCCTGGAGTTCTTCGACGGGTTCTCCATCGGCTCGAACGACATGACTCAGCTGACCCTCGGGCTCGATCGCGACTCGGGGCTCGTCGCCTCGACGTTCGACGAGCGCGACCCCGCCGTCCTCGCGCTCCTCTCGCTGGCGATCACGGCGTGCCGCGCCGCGGGCAAGTACGTCGGCATCTGCGGGCAGGGCCCCTCGGACCACCCGGACCTCGCCGAGTGGCTCGTCGCGGAGGGCATCGAGTCCGTGTCGCTGAATCCCGACACGGTCGTCGAGACCTGGCTGCGGCTGTCCCGGGCCGCCACCTCCGGGGCGAGCAGCCTGTCCTCCACCTCGGCCTAACCCGCGCCTCGCCCGGGCGCGCCTCGTCCGGGCGGCGCCCGCGCGGCGCCGAACTCCGCACGAAGGAGCGGACTCCGCATCCGATCCCGCGGACGGATGCGGAGTTCGCCACATCCTGCGGAGTTCGGCGCCGAGGGCGGCGCGGACCGCGGGCGGCGGGGCGGCACCGCCGCGCGCTCGGGTAGCGTCGTACGGTGACTTCCTCCCCCGAGACCTACACCGTGGCCACCGATGGAGCCTGCAAGGGCAACCCGGGGCCGACCGGCTGGGCGTGGGTGGGCGAGGACGGGCAGTGGGCCGCGGGGGCGATCCCGGTCGGGACGAACAACATCGGCGAGCTCATGGGGCTGCTGAAGGCGATCGAGGACCACGCCGACGTCGCGCACCTGACCGTGCAGGCCGACTCGAAGTACGCGATCGACACGTACTCCTCATGGATGGATGCCCACCGCCGCCGCGGCTGGAAGACCTCGACGGGAGCCCCGACGAAGAACCGCGATCTCCTCGAGCAGCTGATCGAGGCGCGCGACGCGCGACGCGCGGCCGGTCTCCCCGAGGTCGTGCTCGAGCACGTCCGCGGCCACCGCGGGCACGTGCTCAACGAGTGGGCCGACGAGCGCGCCGTCCGCGGCGCCGAGCACGCGGCGAAGGGGACGGCGAGCGCGTGGTCCTCCCTCGGCGGGCTCCACCCCGCCCTCGACGTGTCATCCGCGCCGGTCAAGAAGCGCTGACCCCCTCCTCCGCCCCCGCCCAGACTTCCGGCGGCCCCGTCGGCGGTTCACAACTCCGGAGAAATCCTCCGTTTCGGGGTTCTCGGCCCGCCGGGGCAACCCGGGGGCGCCGTTCTCCGGAGTTGTGAACGCCGTGACGGGGTGACGCCGTGACGGGGGGACGGGGGGACGCCCTGACGCCGTGACGGGGTGGCGGGGTTCCGCCTGGGCGGGGCGACGGGGAGGCCACCCGACCGAGGCGGAACCTCTACCGCCCGAGCAACTGTTGCAGGGCGTCGAGGGCGGGCCGCTGACCGGCGACGAGGCGCGGCCGGGCCGCGTCGACCGGCATCCATTCGGCGCGGTCGACCTCCGGGAACGATCGCAGGATGCCCGACCGCGGCGGCCACTCCATCTCGAACTCCCCGAACACGAAGCCGGATGCCGTGAACCCGGCACCGTCGGCGGCGAAGACCGTCACGGTCTTGCGCCGCGACGCGTAGGGGTAGGTGCCGAGCTCCGTGCACGCAACGTCGGGCGGGTCGACGCCCAGCTCCTCGCGGAACTCCCGCGCGGCGGCGTCCCGCGCCGACTCGACGGCCGGGTCGAACTCGCCCTTCGGGATCGACCACGCACCCGCGTCCTTGCGCGCCCAGAAGGGACCGCCCATATGGGCGACGAGCACCGCCACCCCGCCGTCGGGATCGACCCGGTACAGCAGGATGCCGGCGCTCGCCACCGCCATGGGTCGCGGTGCCGCGCTCAGGCCGGGCGCGAGGCGGGCGAGACCGAGTACGTCTCCTGCGGGTCGGTGACCGCGACGTCCTGCAGCGCCGCGTTGACCGCCGCGTAGGTCGCGTCGTCGAGGGTGATGTCGGAGGCCTTGACCGTGTCCTCCAGCTGCTCGGGGCGCGACGCGCCGACGAGAGCCGCCGAGACGTTCGGGTTGTGCAGGACCCACGCGAGCGAGAGCTGGGGCACCGTGATGCCCGCCTCCTCGGCGATCGGCGTCAGCCTCTGGACGGCCTCGAGCACCTCGTCGCGGAGGAACCGCTTGATGAAGTTCGCCCCGCTCTTCTCATCGGTCGCGCGCGACCCGGCGGGCACCGGCTGCCCGGGCAGGTACTTGCCCGTCAGGACGCCCTGCGCCATCGGCGACCACACGATCTGCGAGATCCCGAGCTCTTCGGAGGCGGGGATGACCTTGTCCTCGATCACGCGCCACAGCGCGGAGTACTGGGGCTGGTTCGACACGAGCTGGAAGCCGAGCTCCTTCGCGAGGGCGGAGCCGTCGCGCAGCTGCTCGGCGGTCCACTCGCTCACGCCGATGTAGAGCGCCTTGCCCTGGCGGACGATGTCGGCGAAGGCCTGCATCGTCTCTTCCAGCGGCGTCTCGTAGTCGTAGCGGTGCGCCTGGTAGAGGTCGACGTAGTCCACCTCGAGCCGGCGGAGCGAGCCGTGGATGCCGTCCATCAGGTGCTTGCGCGAGAGCCCGGTGTCGTTTGGACCCTTGCGGCCGATCGGCCAGTAGACCTTCGTGAAGATCTCGAGGTTCTCGCGCTGCTGACCCTGGAGGGCCTTCGCGAGCACGACCTCCGCGGCCGTGTTCGCGTAGGCGTCGGCGGTGTCGAAGGAGGTGATGCCGAGGTCGAGCGCCTTGTGCACCGTGGCGATCGCGGCGTCGTCGCCGACCTGCGACGCGTGGGTCACCCAGTTGCCGTACGTGATCTCCGAGATCTTGAAGCCGCTGTTGCCGAGGTACCGATAGTTGACCATCCCCCCACGCTACCCGCCGGGCGGGGCGCGGGGGCCGGGTCAGTCGACGGGGACGGTGGCGGCGACCTCGCGGTCCTCTTCCGTCGCGACGAGCTGCCCGCAGGCGCCGTCGATCTCCTTGCCGCGGGTGTCGCGGAGGGTGGTCGGGATGCCCGCCTCGTTGAGGCGTCGGACGAACTCGTTCTGCACCGGGACCTCCGACGCGGTCCACACCGATCCGGGGGTCGGGTTCAGCGGGATCGGGTTCACGTGCACCCAGCCGCGCCCGCGCGCGTTGAGCTTCTCGGCGAGGAGGTCCGCGCGCCACGCGTGGTCGTTCATGTCCTTGATGAGGGCGTACTCGATCGAGACGCGGCGGCCGGTCTTGTCGAAGTAGGCCCGCGCGGCGTCGAGGGCTTCGTCGACCTTCCAGCGCGAGTTGATCGGGATCATCTCGTCGCGCAGGTGGTCGTCCGGCGCGTGGAGCGACAGCGCGAAGGTGACCGGGATGTCCTCGGCCGACAGCTTGGTGATCGCCGGCACGAGACCGACGGTCGACACCGTGATCCCGCGCGCGCTCATGCCGAGCCCGTGCTTCTTGTCGACCATCGTGCGCACCGCCTGCATCACGCGGTTGTAGTTGGCGAGCGGCTCCCCCATGCCCATGAAGACGATGTTGGTGACCCGCTCGTCCTCGTGTCCGACGCGGCGCGGGTCGCCGAGGCCGCCGTCGGCGATGAGGCGGTTCGCGCGGACGACCTGCTCGACGATCTCCGCCGCCGACATGTTGCGGGTGAGACCCGCCTGGCCGGTCGCGCAGAAGGGGCAGTTCATGCCGCACCCCGCCTGCGACGACACGCAGAGCGTGATGCGTCCCGTGTAACGCATGAGCACGGACTCCACGAGCGCGCCGTCGTGCAGCTTCCAGAGGAACTTGATGGTGTCGCCGCGATCGGTCTCGAGCCGGCGCACCTCGGTGAGCAGGTTCGGCAGCAGCGCCTGCACGAGCTCGTCACGACCGGATGCCGGGAGGTCGGTCATCTCGGCGGGGTCGGAGGTGTAGTGCTGGAAGTAGTGCTTCTCGATCTGCCCGGCGCGGAAGCCCGGGAGCCCCAGCTCCTTTGCCTTCTCGACGCGCTCCTCGGGGGTCAGGTCGGCGAGATGGATCGGCGGCATGCCCTTCTTGGGGGCGGCGAACTGCAGGAGCGGACGCCCCTCGGCATCCTTCTTCTGGGTCCAGCCCTCGGTCCGCGGGCGCACCTGGCGGGTCGTGGTCGTGCGCACTCGGCCGGATTCCGTCATGCCTCCAGGGTACCGGCGCCCGCTGGGGGATCACCGGGCGCCGGTCCGGCCGCCTCCGCGTCGATCGCGGGGCGATGCCGCACCACCCCCCATCCGCACGTCAGGGCGAAGGAGAGCGCGCCGCTGATCAGGATGCACACGAGGTAGCGCACCCCGGATCCGGGCGCGATCGAGGCGACCCCGATGACTCCCGCGGCGCCGAGGGTGACGGCCTCGACGTGCCAGAACGCCAGGAGCGCACCCCCGACGGCCGATGCCGCGATCGCCGCGATGAAGGGGAAGCGCAGGCGCAGGTTGACGCCGAAGATCGCCGGCTCCGCGATGCCGAAGGACGCGGGGATGCCCGCGCCGCCGGCGATCGCGCGCAGGCGCGACCTCCGGCGGGCGAGGAGCGCGACGGCGAAGCACGCCCCCGCCTGCGCGAGGTTGGACGCGCCGGCCACCGGGAAGATGAACGACCCGCCTCCGCCGATGAGGCCGAGCTCGAGCGACACGAGGCTCTGGTGCAGCCCTGTGACGACGAGGAGCGGGTAGAGCGCGCCGAGGAGCGCTCCCCCGACGACCCCCGCGGAGTCGTAGACGAGCTGGACGAGCGAGGCGAACGCGTCGCCGAGCAGGCGTGCGGCGGGGCCGACGACGAGGAAGGCGAGCACACCGGTGAGCAGCAGCGTCAGCATCGGGGTGAAGAGGAACGCCGTCGCTCCGCGCAGCCGGCGACGCAGCGCCCGTTCGATCGCGGCCAGGAGCGCGGAGATCACGATGACGGGGACGACGGTGCCGCGGTAGTCGACCCCGAGCACGTCGATCCCGGCCAGGGTCCAGCTGCCGCCGCCCTGCAGTCGGAGCGCGGGAAAGGCTCCGCTGTCGACGAGGAAGGGGGCCGCGACCAGTGCCGCTCCCATCGCCGCCCCCAGGTAGGGCGAGCCGCCGAAGCGCCCCGCGGCGGAGAAGCCGATGAGGACCGGCAGGAGCGCGAAGACGCCGATCCCGATGATGCCGAGGAGCGCGGCGGGGCCGGCGAGCCACGGCACGATCGCGACGATCGGATCGGGGCCGAACACGCCGGGCGCGCTCACGAGGTTGTGGAGGGCGAGGAGCATCCCGCCGGCGACGAACACGGGCAGCAGCGGAGTGACGATGTCGATGAGCACGTGCAGGGGACGGAGCAGCCACCGGGGGCTGCGGAGCGATCGCCGCGCGGCGCGCGGCGGCGCGGGCGGCGCGGGAGGGGCGGGCGGGCCGGTGTCCGCGTCGCCCGCACCCGCGATCCGGCGGCGCTCCACGGCGGCGTGCATCGCGGCGACCGCCCCCGGCCCGACGACCACCTGCACCTGCGCGCCGGCGAGCGCGACCCCCAGGACCCCCGGCACCTGTGCGATCCGCCCGGTCGAGACGGGTCGCACGTCGACGACCGTGATGCGCAGGCGTGTGGCGCAGTGGGTGGAGACGGCGATGTTGCCCGCGCCGCCGAGCGCGCTCAGGATCTCGTCCGCCGCGCTCTCGTCCGGCCCCGCTCCATGCCGCTCCATCTCGGGTCAGCGTATCCAGTGCGGAGCGGGATGCGAAGGACCCCCGGGCCGAGGCCCGGGGGTCCTTCCTGGTGCGGATGACTACCGCGTGGGGCGCGGGTCGGCCGCGGCCGCGATGTCGTGCGCGTAGTTCGACGGGATGTCGGCCCACTGGCCGAGGCCGTTCGTGCCGTACGAGCGATCGACCGTGACGTTCGACCCGGAGATGTCGACCTTCACCGTCGGGGCGAGCGTGCCACCCCGGACGAAGTCGTCGCTCGTGCCGATCGTGTCGATGAACGACTGGACGAGCCCGCCCGGCATCACGTAGTGCGAGTACGCCTGGAACTGCCCGGGGTTCTGGTTCGCGTCCGGCGCGTACGGGAAGCCGGTCGCGAAGTTCAGGTTCGACGGGCTGCCGAGCGCGAGGCCCGATCCACGGTTGACCGGCTCGAAGTCGCTCCGGATGCCGTTTCCGACGAATCCGTACACGCC
The DNA window shown above is from Microbacterium laevaniformans and carries:
- a CDS encoding aldo/keto reductase family protein, whose translation is MVNYRYLGNSGFKISEITYGNWVTHASQVGDDAAIATVHKALDLGITSFDTADAYANTAAEVVLAKALQGQQRENLEIFTKVYWPIGRKGPNDTGLSRKHLMDGIHGSLRRLEVDYVDLYQAHRYDYETPLEETMQAFADIVRQGKALYIGVSEWTAEQLRDGSALAKELGFQLVSNQPQYSALWRVIEDKVIPASEELGISQIVWSPMAQGVLTGKYLPGQPVPAGSRATDEKSGANFIKRFLRDEVLEAVQRLTPIAEEAGITVPQLSLAWVLHNPNVSAALVGASRPEQLEDTVKASDITLDDATYAAVNAALQDVAVTDPQETYSVSPASRPA
- the rlmN gene encoding 23S rRNA (adenine(2503)-C(2))-methyltransferase RlmN, which encodes MTESGRVRTTTTRQVRPRTEGWTQKKDAEGRPLLQFAAPKKGMPPIHLADLTPEERVEKAKELGLPGFRAGQIEKHYFQHYTSDPAEMTDLPASGRDELVQALLPNLLTEVRRLETDRGDTIKFLWKLHDGALVESVLMRYTGRITLCVSSQAGCGMNCPFCATGQAGLTRNMSAAEIVEQVVRANRLIADGGLGDPRRVGHEDERVTNIVFMGMGEPLANYNRVMQAVRTMVDKKHGLGMSARGITVSTVGLVPAITKLSAEDIPVTFALSLHAPDDHLRDEMIPINSRWKVDEALDAARAYFDKTGRRVSIEYALIKDMNDHAWRADLLAEKLNARGRGWVHVNPIPLNPTPGSVWTASEVPVQNEFVRRLNEAGIPTTLRDTRGKEIDGACGQLVATEEDREVAATVPVD
- a CDS encoding ribonuclease H family protein; translated protein: MTSSPETYTVATDGACKGNPGPTGWAWVGEDGQWAAGAIPVGTNNIGELMGLLKAIEDHADVAHLTVQADSKYAIDTYSSWMDAHRRRGWKTSTGAPTKNRDLLEQLIEARDARRAAGLPEVVLEHVRGHRGHVLNEWADERAVRGAEHAAKGTASAWSSLGGLHPALDVSSAPVKKR
- the ppsA gene encoding phosphoenolpyruvate synthase — encoded protein: MSSILWFDQLGMADLPAVGGKNASLGEMVSHLSALGVSVPGGFATTADAYRTFLAEDGLRERIAAAIAEVDVEDVAALTRAGTQIRAWVKEQPFPAGLEADIRDAYARLAGENPDASFAVRSSATAEDLPDASFAGQQETFLNVAGIDNVLAAIRSVFASLYNDRAIAYRAHHGFDHDEVALSAGIQKMVRSDIGAAGVMFTVDTESGFDQAVFITSSYGLGEAVVQGAVNPDEFYVSKVALRAGRPAVLKRSVGEKAIAMRYTDAREAGASTRFEDVPSADRRRFSIDDADLLELARQALVIEEHYGRPMDIEWGKDGVDGRIYILQARPETVVSRVEAGVIRRFVLGARGEVAVAGRAIGQRIGAGPARVLRSLDQMADFRPGEVLVADMTDPDWEPIMKRASAIVTNRGGRTCHAAIIARELGIPAVVGTGDATSLLADGDEVTVSCAEGDTGFVYRGILPFEEEITRLDAMPDSPVKIMMNVGTPDQAFSFSRLPHRGVGLARLEFVINRQIGIHPRALLEFDALDGDLRGRIAETTAAYDSPRDYFVRRVAEGVSMIAAAFWPEPVIVRLSDFKSNEYANLVGGELYEPHEENPMLGYRGASRYISPDFRACFDMECEALRFVRDEMGFTNVQVMVPFVRTVGEGHAVVELLAENGLRRGENDLKVIMMCELPSNALLAEQFLEFFDGFSIGSNDMTQLTLGLDRDSGLVASTFDERDPAVLALLSLAITACRAAGKYVGICGQGPSDHPDLAEWLVAEGIESVSLNPDTVVETWLRLSRAATSGASSLSSTSA
- a CDS encoding PTS transporter subunit EIIC, which codes for MERHGAGPDESAADEILSALGGAGNIAVSTHCATRLRITVVDVRPVSTGRIAQVPGVLGVALAGAQVQVVVGPGAVAAMHAAVERRRIAGAGDADTGPPAPPAPPAPPRAARRSLRSPRWLLRPLHVLIDIVTPLLPVFVAGGMLLALHNLVSAPGVFGPDPIVAIVPWLAGPAALLGIIGIGVFALLPVLIGFSAAGRFGGSPYLGAAMGAALVAAPFLVDSGAFPALRLQGGGSWTLAGIDVLGVDYRGTVVPVIVISALLAAIERALRRRLRGATAFLFTPMLTLLLTGVLAFLVVGPAARLLGDAFASLVQLVYDSAGVVGGALLGALYPLLVVTGLHQSLVSLELGLIGGGGSFIFPVAGASNLAQAGACFAVALLARRRSRLRAIAGGAGIPASFGIAEPAIFGVNLRLRFPFIAAIAASAVGGALLAFWHVEAVTLGAAGVIGVASIAPGSGVRYLVCILISGALSFALTCGWGVVRHRPAIDAEAAGPAPGDPPAGAGTLEA
- a CDS encoding NUDIX domain-containing protein, with amino-acid sequence MAVASAGILLYRVDPDGGVAVLVAHMGGPFWARKDAGAWSIPKGEFDPAVESARDAAAREFREELGVDPPDVACTELGTYPYASRRKTVTVFAADGAGFTASGFVFGEFEMEWPPRSGILRSFPEVDRAEWMPVDAARPRLVAGQRPALDALQQLLGR